In Hoplias malabaricus isolate fHopMal1 chromosome 6, fHopMal1.hap1, whole genome shotgun sequence, a single window of DNA contains:
- the LOC136699434 gene encoding G-protein coupled receptor 183-like gives MWEQRSNYSQTNFTMEPTLSPYNITLELPNTTHKPFSVFDGCDNMVEGILFDLVVQTFNIVVGFPANLLVIAILIRNRHEPSTSDIFLGCLAFMDAYFGLMVPISFLNLYHWGSMQVWTALKFSYGVKDTSGPLFLSCICLDRFIAVLFPITFGQLKDSKYRIGLSVLVLCLTFAYASAKSVGGLPNFEKVFMGEILAIFAWMVVCNLSILWALKRSRGAGKDEMHPMKKKAFKMVLSLLGIIVCNYLPPVALFPFQDHYTPMAFSCYVQPVGFAFLNISSSIQPLVYLSRLEKVPFLPKSCLNRLSCKSKKEVSAT, from the coding sequence ATGTGGGAACAACGCAGCAACTACTCCCAAACCAACTTCACCATGGAACCTACCCTCTCCCCCTATAACATCACCCTGGAACTTCCTAACACCACTCATAAGCCTTTCAGTGTGTTTGACGGCTGTGACAACATGGTGGAGGGCATCCTCTTCGATCTGGTGGTGCAAACCTTTAACATAGTGGTGGGGTTTCCAGCCAACCTCTtggtcattgccatattgattCGCAACAGGCATGAGCCGTCCACTTCAGACATTTTTCTGGGCTGCTTGGCCTTCATGGATGCATATTTTGGGCTCATGGTGCCCATAAGCTTCCTCAACCTCTACCATTGGGGGAGCATGCAAGTCTGGACGGCACTGAAGTTCTCGTATGGCGTGAAGGACACAAGTGGCCCTCTTTTCCTTTCTTGTATTTGCTTGGACAGATTTATAGCTGTCCTCTTCCCCATAACCTTCGGACAATTGAAGGATAGTAAGTACAGGATCGGCCTCTCTGTGTTGGTCCTGTGCCTCACCTTTGCTTACGCCTCGGCTAAATCCGTTGGAGGCCTCCCCAACTTTGAGAAGGTTTTCATGGGCGAGATCCTGGCCATATTTGCCTGGATGGTGGTCTGCAATTTGTCCATTCTTTGGGCACTGAAACGCTCAAGAGGTGCAGGCAAAGATGAGATGCATCCCATGAAGAAGAAGGCCTTCAAGATGGTGCTCTCTCTTCTGGGCATTATTGTGTGCAACTACTTGCCTCCAGTAGCTCTATTCCCCTTCCAGGATCACTACACTCCAATGGCCTTCAGCTGCTACGTTCAGCCGGTGGGTTTTGCTTTCCTCAACATCAGCAGCAGCATCCAGCCCCTTGTCTATCTATCCCGCCTGGAGAAGGTGCCCTTCCTACCCAAGTCCTGTTTAAACAGGCTCTCCTGCAAGAGTAAAAAAGAAGTGTCAGCAACTTAG